The region CAAGATCTTCCCGTCCTTGCTCACGAGGACGACCCTGCCCTCGCCGTCACGCATCGCGTCGAACGCGACACGTTGTTCTTCCCCACCCAGTCGGCCTTGAAGGCGTGTGGGTCCTCGCCGGTCCCCCCGAGAACACGTCGAGGGACTCGAAAACACATCGAGGGAGTCCCCGCACCCGGTGGGTGCGCGGACTCCCTCGATCGAGAAGGATCCAGGCCTCGGCGCGCGGCCGGGGCTTCAGGTAGCGAGCCGGAATCAGGTCCGCTTCGGCTGCTTGTCGGACTTGTCCAAGGCCATCACGAGGCCCGCGATGACCAGGAACAGGACGATCGGCGTCACGACGTAGAGGCCGAGCGTCTCGATCACGCTCAGGCCCTTGCCGGGGTCGTCACCGTCGTCGCGGGTCAGCGCGAGCGCGGGGGACGACATGAGCAGCATCATCAGCGTCGTACCGGAAGCCAGGGCGCCGGCGCGCAGGGCGTTCTTCTTGTCCACGGTGCAAACGTAGCGAACACCTGAATGAGTCGCGCGCCCGGGGTGCCGTACGGAGGCCGCACCCCCGCCCGGACGCCCCGCTCACACACCCGGGACACCCCGCTCACGCCCGCTCACCCGCCTCCGCCACGCCCACGCGCACTCCCACCGTCACCCCGGTCGTCGCTCCCGCGGCCACCACGTCCGCCGCGTCCGCCGCGATCCCCGGACCGTCCCCTCAGCACGTCGATCAGCGCGTACAGCCGGGGCGAGGCCGCGAGCTCCTCCAGGGTCACCGGGCGGCCTTCCGCGTCGGCGATGGGCAGCCGCCAGTTCGGGTACTGGTCCCACGTGCCCGGCAGGTTCTGCGGTCGCCGGTCCCCGACCGTGTCCGGGAGCCATACGCCGATCATGCGGGCCGGGGTGCGCAGCAGGAAGCGGTGCACGGCCTGGATCTCGGCCTCCTCCGACACCGCCGAACCCGCGTCGCCCGCTCCGTGCAGCAGCCCGAGGCGGGCGAGCAGCGCCAGCCACTCCCCCGTGTCCGCCGTGGCCGCGGTCCGCTCGTCCTCCAGTGAGCCGGTGAGCAGGCCGAGCCGGTCGCGGAGTTCGACGTGGTCGCCGGTGAGCCGGGAGGCGGTGGGCGGCAGGTCGTGGGTGGTGGCGGTGGCCAGGCAGTCGGGGCGCCAGCGCTCGGGGGGCAGGGGCTTCCCGTCGCCGTCCCAGTCCCGTTCGAACCACAGCACCGAGGTGCCGAGCACCCCGCGCTCGTGCAGCGTCTCGCGCACGCCGGGCTCGACCGTGCCGAGGTCCTCGCCGATCACCAGGGCCCCGGCCCGCGAGGCCTCCAGGGTCAGGATCGCGAGCATCGCCTCGGCGTCGTAGCGGACGTACGTGCCCTCGGTGGGCGGCTGCCCCTGCGGCACCCACCAGAGCCGGAACAGGCCCATCACATGGTCGATGCGCAGGGCGCCGGCGTGCCGGAGGAGGGCGCGCAGGAGGCGGCGGTAGGGGGCGTAGCCCGAGGCGGCGAGGCGGTCCGGGCGCCAGGGCGGCAGGCCCCAGTCCTGGCCGCGTGCGTTGAAGGCGTCCGGGGGCGCGCCGACGGACATGCCCGCCGCGAAGTACTCCTGCTGCGCCCAGGCGTCGGCTCCGCCGGGATGCACTCCGACCGCGAGGTCGTGCACGAGGCCCACCGCCATCCCGGCGTCGCGCGCGGAGCGCTGGGCGGTGGCGAGCTGGGCGTCGGTGAGCCAGGCGAGGCGGCTGTGGAAGTCGACGCGGTCCATCAACTCGCCGCGGGCGCGGGTGGTTTCGGGTGAGCGCGGGTCACGCAGGCCCACCGGCCACCGCTGCCACTCGGGGCCGTAGGCCTCGGCGAGCGCGCACCAGGTGGCGTGGTCCTCCAGCGCCTCGCCCTCCTCGGCGAGGAAGTCGACGTAGGCGGCGCGTCGGCCGGGCCCGAGCGGCACTTGGCACACCAGTTCCAGCGCCTCGCGCTTGAGCTCCCACACGGCGTCACGGTCGATCAACGCGCCCTTGTCGAGCACGGATGCGCGCAGTCGCTCGGCGCGCTCCAGC is a window of Streptomyces sp. NBC_00271 DNA encoding:
- the malQ gene encoding 4-alpha-glucanotransferase, with translation MAPRPPADPSPAGSSPAGPPDPHAPLARLAALHGVATSYSPSPDRTVAATDTAVVAALAALGVDVSTPDAVRAALAAREAETRERLLPPTVVCWGGSPPAALAGLPTGTRLRITTEQGETRAAAEQLPPGVHTLHVAAPDGRTAEAHLVAAPARLPAPPGRTYGLLVQLYSLLSRRSWGMGDLGDLAELTAWAGRALGAGFVQVNPLHAAVPGIPTDPSPYRPSSRRFPDPVHLRVEDIPEFAYVDDPGRVGVLLERAERLRASVLDKGALIDRDAVWELKREALELVCQVPLGPGRRAAYVDFLAEEGEALEDHATWCALAEAYGPEWQRWPVGLRDPRSPETTRARGELMDRVDFHSRLAWLTDAQLATAQRSARDAGMAVGLVHDLAVGVHPGGADAWAQQEYFAAGMSVGAPPDAFNARGQDWGLPPWRPDRLAASGYAPYRRLLRALLRHAGALRIDHVMGLFRLWWVPQGQPPTEGTYVRYDAEAMLAILTLEASRAGALVIGEDLGTVEPGVRETLHERGVLGTSVLWFERDWDGDGKPLPPERWRPDCLATATTHDLPPTASRLTGDHVELRDRLGLLTGSLEDERTAATADTGEWLALLARLGLLHGAGDAGSAVSEEAEIQAVHRFLLRTPARMIGVWLPDTVGDRRPQNLPGTWDQYPNWRLPIADAEGRPVTLEELAASPRLYALIDVLRGRSGDRGGRGGRGGRGSDDRGDGGSARGRGGGG